The Populus trichocarpa isolate Nisqually-1 chromosome 2, P.trichocarpa_v4.1, whole genome shotgun sequence genome has a window encoding:
- the LOC7480678 gene encoding uncharacterized protein LOC7480678 isoform X1 gives MIVTSSSNPAPQVGTSNSAIPTPQVVAASSNPQVVTSSSNPAPQVGTSNSAILTPQVVAASSNPQVVTSSSNPAPQVGTSNSAILTPQVVAASSNPQVVTSSSNPAPQVGTSSANPTPQVVAASSNPQVVPSSSRETPQVGTSSANPTPRVVAASSNPQVVPSSSRATPQVEDEKTVYLPVFEVGNYEAWSKKMVDVLTSQHLWDIVQCGYKPPKDTTELAKWENSQKDGYREAQNKNAKAWMLIHRAVGVKIMEEVLFASDKSTKNITGILKSFDQKRYADKPNNELIGEVLREPHMVELVATSHDVWKMLKTYSDKHKENQKTTPEESKPVQLKTSPVDLHLEDTTRSSLFQYAMSDGWDKVIEIYTRKSVAHCAKITNSGNTALHIAVMDGKKTTVEQLVSLMSIEEAAKALRVKNERGNTPLHLAAFVGNASLCDCLASKIYLDEEFRNSSRNEQDKNNQNSSDKIGAGYEKYCILGERNKENQTPLFLAAVMGKTDAFLCLHSHVLHRYRESYYTGGKSFYTGNKGDTILHVAISGEYFDLAFQIIHLYPKLVDMKNERGMSPLHCLASRHTAFKSGVHLRPYHNIIYHCTFVDRLKWTKDEGEAYRKQPGTTNRPSQNRNNNRCPDNYQTCFHFFTSMCRAFICIAGIQRQVKQGELLPTTSQASHDTNNSLSPIKKSSSWLKKVLGEDQEQVNLRSSREGRLVPPNYDTIVELLKLGSKAMLVILGLGSMEIRKIGLKKEKHTWSVQVMNELLREGKLYKFESGEISGSPKLRSELSDSKAIKQSEGSEKGEPASSKLEKPETPLLIAARNGITEIMEKILHDFPHAVHDEDTHKKNVVLLAVQYRQPHVYQFLLKRRKKNEELDRIFLQFDDQGNSARHLAAATIGDYKPWRIPGAALQLQWEIKWYKYVKNSMPQNFFRRLNYRSETPKEIFNKSHQELVKSGGAWLTNTSQSCSVVAALIATVAFATSANVPGGNAEQTGTPFFANHIAFKVFAVSSLVALCFSITSVIMFLAILTSRYEAKDFGEDLPTKVLLGLTSLFVSIAAILLCFCAGHFFVLSDELKFAAFPLYGVTCLPVTFFAIAQFPLYIDLIKATLATVPQRRYVVDTAERDTNSSPKSDGSNQPSTKQSTGDKTTPNQETNQGTQSIP, from the exons atgatcGTTACATCTTCTTCAAACCCAGCCCCTCAGGTGGGTACATCTAATTCTGCAATCCCGACCCCTCAGGTGGTTGCAGCCTCTTCAAACCCTCAGGTGGTTACATCTTCTTCAAACCCAGCCCCTCAGGTGGGTACATCTAATTCTGCAATCCTGACCCCTCAGGTGGTTGCAGCCTCTTCAAACCCTCAGGTGGTTACATCTTCTTCAAACCCAGCCCCTCAGGTGGGTACATCTAATTCTGCAATCCTGACCCCTCAGGTGGTTGCAGCCTCTTCAAACCCTCAGGTGGTTACATCTTCTTCAAACCCAGCCCCTCAGGTGGGTACATCTTCTGCAAACCCGACCCCTCAGGTGGTTGCAGCCTCTTCAAACCCTCAGGTGGTTCCATCTTCTTCGAGAGAAACCCCTCAGGTGGGTACATCTTCTGCAAACCCGACCCCTCGGGTGGTTGCAGCCTCTTCAAACCCTCAGGTGGTTCCATCTTCTTCGAGAGCAACCCCTCAGGTGGAAGATGAGAAGACGGTTTATCTACCTGTTTTCGAAGTAGGGAACTATGAAGCATGGAGCAAGAAGATGGTAGATGTATTAACTTCACAGCATTTGTGGGATATAGTGCAATGTGGGTATAAGCCACCCAAAGATACCACTGAACTGGCAAAATGGGAAAATAGTCAGAAAGATGGATATCGTGAAGCTCAGAACAAGAACGCAAAGGCCTGGATGTTAATTCATCGAGCAGTTGGCGTGAAAATAATGGAGGAAGTACTGTTTGCTTCTGACAAGTCCACAAAGAATATTACTGGCATATTAAAAAGCTTCGATCAG AAGCGTTACGCGGACAAGCCGAACAACGAACTGATCGGAGAAGTACTCAGAGAGCCACATATGGTGGAATTAGTGGCAACGTCACACGATGTTTGGAAGATGTTGAAGACTTACTCAGACAAGCACAAG GAAAATCAGAAGACAACGCCTGAAGAATCTAAACCCGTACAATTAAAGACTAGCCCCGTGGATCTTCATCTAGAGGATACCACCAGATCGAGCTTGTTTCAATATGCCATGAGCGATGGTTGGGACAAAGTGATTGAGATCTATACAAGAAAATCAGTAGCTCACTGTGCAAAAATCACCAATTCAGGCAACACAGCGTTACACATAGCAGTTATGGATGGCAAAAAAACAACAGTGGAGCAACTGGTAAGCCTAATGTCCATCGAAGAAGCCGCTAAGGCTCTACGAGTAAAAAATGAACGGGGAAATACACCTCTCCATCTGGCTGCTTTTGTGGGGAACGCCTCGTTGTGTGATTGCCTTGCTAGTAAAATTTATTTGGACGAGGAGTTTCGGAATTCATCAAGAAACGAGCAAGACAAGAACAATCAGAATTCATCAGACAAGATAGGAGCCGGGTATGAAAAATATTGCATATTAGGCGAACGTAACAAGGAAAATCAGACCCCATTGTTCTTGGCTGCTGTCATGGGTAAAACAGATGCCTTTCTATGTTTACACAGTCATGTTCTTCACAGATACCGCGAATCATATTACACAGGGGGCAAATCATTTTACACAGGGAATAAGGGCGATACCATTCTCCACGTCGCCATCTCTGGAGAATATTTCG ATCTAGCATTCCAAATAATTCATTTGTATCCAAAACTTGTTGACATGAAAAACGAAAGAGGAATGTCTCCGCTCCATTGTTTAGCGAGTAGACATACAGCCTTCAAAAGTGGCGTCCACCTTCGTCCTTACCACAACATCATATACCACT GTACATTTGTTGATCGACTAAAGTGGACAAAAGATGAGGGCGAAGCATATAGAAAGCAACCTGGCACCACAAATCGGCCATCCCAAAACAGGAACAATAATCGTTGTCCAGACAACTATCAGACATGTTTTCACTTCTTTACATCGATGTGCAGGGCTTTTATTTGCATTGCAG GTATACAACGACAAGTGAAACAAGGAGAACTCCTGCCAACTACATCTCAGGCATCCCATGATACTAACAATTCCCTGTCTCCAATCAAGAAATCAAGTTCGTGGCTGAAGAAAGTTTTGGGAGAAG ATCAAGAGCAAGTGAACCTTCGATCATCTAGAGAAGGCAGATTAGTTCCTCCAAATTATGATACTATCGTTGAATTATTGAAGCTTGGATCGAAAGCAATGTTGGTCATTCTTGGATTAG GATCAATGGAGATAAGAAAGATAGGACTGAAGAAAGAGAAGCACACATGGTCTGTTCAGGTAATGAACGAGCTTCTTCGAGAGGGTAAGTTGTACAAGTTCGAGAGCGGTGAGATAAGTGGGAGCCCCAAGCTACGATCTGAGTTATCCGACTCCAAAGCAATTAAACAGTCTGAAGGCAGTGAGAAAg GGGAGCCCGCATCTTCTAAATTGGAAAAGCCAGAGACACCCCTATTAATTGCGGCAAGGAATGGCATCACTGAAATCATGGAGAAAATCTTACATGATTTTCCTCACGCGGTTCACGACGAAGACACGCATAAGAAGAATGTGGTGCTGTTGGCAGTGCAATATAGGCAGCCACATGTTTATCAGTTCTTGCtaaagagaaggaagaagaacgAGGAACTAGACAGGATCTTTCTCCAGTTTGATGACCAGGGAAATAGCGCAAGGCATCTTGCAGCTGCCACGATTGGAGATTATAAGCCTTGGCGCATTCCAGGAGCTGCTTTACAATTGCAATGGGAAATCAAATGGTATAAG TATGTTAAGAATTCCATGCCACAAAACTTCTTTCGTCGCCTTAACTATAGAAGCGAGACCCCGAAGGAAATATTCAACAAGTCACACCAAGAACTTGTTAAAAGTGGAGGCGCGTGGCTAACCAACACATCCCAATCCTGCTCCGTGGTGGCAGCCCTCATTGCCACTGTCGCCTTCGCAACATCAGCCAACGTCCCTGGCGGAAACGCGGAACAAACTGGCACTCCATTCTTCGCAAACCATATTGCATTCAAAGTATTTGCTGTCTCATCTCTCGTGGCTCTCTGCTTCTCAATCACTTCCGTGATCATGTTTCTTGCAATACTAACTTCTAGGTACGAAGCCAAGGATTTTGGCGAAGATTTGCCAACAAAAGTTTTGCTTGGCTTAACATCGTTGTTTGTGTCCATAGCTGCCatattgttatgtttttgtGCGGGGCATTTCTTCGTGCTTAGTGATGAACTGAAGTTCGCAGCTTTTCCGCTGTATGGAGTGACTTGCCTGCCGGTGACTTTTTTTGCTATAGCACAGTTTCCATTGTACATTGATCTTATAAAGGCTACATTGGCAACGGTGCCACAACGTAGGTATGTGGTGGATACTGCTGAAAGGGACACTAATTCCTCTCCCAAGAGTGACGGCTCAAATCAAC cttcaacaaagcaatcaacTGGAGACAAAACTACTCCGaatcaagaaacaaatcaaGGCACTCAAAGCATACCCTGA
- the LOC7480678 gene encoding uncharacterized protein LOC7480678 isoform X3, with translation MIVTSSSNPAPQVGTSNSAIPTPQVVAASSNPQVVTSSSNPAPQVGTSNSAILTPQVVAASSNPQVVTSSSNPAPQVGTSNSAILTPQVVAASSNPQVVTSSSNPAPQVGTSSANPTPQVVAASSNPQVVPSSSRETPQVGTSSANPTPRVVAASSNPQVVPSSSRATPQVEDEKTVYLPVFEVGNYEAWSKKMVDVLTSQHLWDIVQCGYKPPKDTTELAKWENSQKDGYREAQNKNAKAWMLIHRAVGVKIMEEVLFASDKSTKNITGILKSFDQKRYADKPNNELIGEVLREPHMVELVATSHDVWKMLKTYSDKHKENQKTTPEESKPVQLKTSPVDLHLEDTTRSSLFQYAMSDGWDKVIEIYTRKSVAHCAKITNSGNTALHIAVMDGKKTTVEQLVSLMSIEEAAKALRVKNERGNTPLHLAAFVGNASLCDCLASKIYLDEEFRNSSRNEQDKNNQNSSDKIGAGYEKYCILGERNKENQTPLFLAAVMGKTDAFLCLHSHVLHRYRESYYTGGKSFYTGNKGDTILHVAISGEYFDLAFQIIHLYPKLVDMKNERGMSPLHCLASRHTAFKSGVHLRPYHNIIYHCTFVDRLKWTKDEGEAYRKQPGTTNRPSQNRNNNRCPDNYQTCFHFFTSMCRAFICIAGIQRQVKQGELLPTTSQASHDTNNSLSPIKKSSSWLKKVLGEDQEQVNLRSSREGRLVPPNYDTIVELLKLGSKAMLVILGLGSMEIRKIGLKKEKHTWSVQVMNELLREGKLYKFESGEISGSPKLRSELSDSKAIKQSEGSEKGEPASSKLEKPETPLLIAARNGITEIMEKILHDFPHAVHDEDTHKKNVVLLAVQYRQPHVYQFLLKRRKKNEELDRIFLQFDDQGNSARHLAAATIGDYKPWRIPGAALQLQWEIKWYKYVKNSMPQNFFRRLNYRSETPKEIFNKSHQELVKSGGAWLTNTSQSCSVVAALIATVAFATSANVPGGNAEQTGTPFFANHIAFKVFAVSSLVALCFSITSVIMFLAILTSSCHIVMFLCGAFLRA, from the exons atgatcGTTACATCTTCTTCAAACCCAGCCCCTCAGGTGGGTACATCTAATTCTGCAATCCCGACCCCTCAGGTGGTTGCAGCCTCTTCAAACCCTCAGGTGGTTACATCTTCTTCAAACCCAGCCCCTCAGGTGGGTACATCTAATTCTGCAATCCTGACCCCTCAGGTGGTTGCAGCCTCTTCAAACCCTCAGGTGGTTACATCTTCTTCAAACCCAGCCCCTCAGGTGGGTACATCTAATTCTGCAATCCTGACCCCTCAGGTGGTTGCAGCCTCTTCAAACCCTCAGGTGGTTACATCTTCTTCAAACCCAGCCCCTCAGGTGGGTACATCTTCTGCAAACCCGACCCCTCAGGTGGTTGCAGCCTCTTCAAACCCTCAGGTGGTTCCATCTTCTTCGAGAGAAACCCCTCAGGTGGGTACATCTTCTGCAAACCCGACCCCTCGGGTGGTTGCAGCCTCTTCAAACCCTCAGGTGGTTCCATCTTCTTCGAGAGCAACCCCTCAGGTGGAAGATGAGAAGACGGTTTATCTACCTGTTTTCGAAGTAGGGAACTATGAAGCATGGAGCAAGAAGATGGTAGATGTATTAACTTCACAGCATTTGTGGGATATAGTGCAATGTGGGTATAAGCCACCCAAAGATACCACTGAACTGGCAAAATGGGAAAATAGTCAGAAAGATGGATATCGTGAAGCTCAGAACAAGAACGCAAAGGCCTGGATGTTAATTCATCGAGCAGTTGGCGTGAAAATAATGGAGGAAGTACTGTTTGCTTCTGACAAGTCCACAAAGAATATTACTGGCATATTAAAAAGCTTCGATCAG AAGCGTTACGCGGACAAGCCGAACAACGAACTGATCGGAGAAGTACTCAGAGAGCCACATATGGTGGAATTAGTGGCAACGTCACACGATGTTTGGAAGATGTTGAAGACTTACTCAGACAAGCACAAG GAAAATCAGAAGACAACGCCTGAAGAATCTAAACCCGTACAATTAAAGACTAGCCCCGTGGATCTTCATCTAGAGGATACCACCAGATCGAGCTTGTTTCAATATGCCATGAGCGATGGTTGGGACAAAGTGATTGAGATCTATACAAGAAAATCAGTAGCTCACTGTGCAAAAATCACCAATTCAGGCAACACAGCGTTACACATAGCAGTTATGGATGGCAAAAAAACAACAGTGGAGCAACTGGTAAGCCTAATGTCCATCGAAGAAGCCGCTAAGGCTCTACGAGTAAAAAATGAACGGGGAAATACACCTCTCCATCTGGCTGCTTTTGTGGGGAACGCCTCGTTGTGTGATTGCCTTGCTAGTAAAATTTATTTGGACGAGGAGTTTCGGAATTCATCAAGAAACGAGCAAGACAAGAACAATCAGAATTCATCAGACAAGATAGGAGCCGGGTATGAAAAATATTGCATATTAGGCGAACGTAACAAGGAAAATCAGACCCCATTGTTCTTGGCTGCTGTCATGGGTAAAACAGATGCCTTTCTATGTTTACACAGTCATGTTCTTCACAGATACCGCGAATCATATTACACAGGGGGCAAATCATTTTACACAGGGAATAAGGGCGATACCATTCTCCACGTCGCCATCTCTGGAGAATATTTCG ATCTAGCATTCCAAATAATTCATTTGTATCCAAAACTTGTTGACATGAAAAACGAAAGAGGAATGTCTCCGCTCCATTGTTTAGCGAGTAGACATACAGCCTTCAAAAGTGGCGTCCACCTTCGTCCTTACCACAACATCATATACCACT GTACATTTGTTGATCGACTAAAGTGGACAAAAGATGAGGGCGAAGCATATAGAAAGCAACCTGGCACCACAAATCGGCCATCCCAAAACAGGAACAATAATCGTTGTCCAGACAACTATCAGACATGTTTTCACTTCTTTACATCGATGTGCAGGGCTTTTATTTGCATTGCAG GTATACAACGACAAGTGAAACAAGGAGAACTCCTGCCAACTACATCTCAGGCATCCCATGATACTAACAATTCCCTGTCTCCAATCAAGAAATCAAGTTCGTGGCTGAAGAAAGTTTTGGGAGAAG ATCAAGAGCAAGTGAACCTTCGATCATCTAGAGAAGGCAGATTAGTTCCTCCAAATTATGATACTATCGTTGAATTATTGAAGCTTGGATCGAAAGCAATGTTGGTCATTCTTGGATTAG GATCAATGGAGATAAGAAAGATAGGACTGAAGAAAGAGAAGCACACATGGTCTGTTCAGGTAATGAACGAGCTTCTTCGAGAGGGTAAGTTGTACAAGTTCGAGAGCGGTGAGATAAGTGGGAGCCCCAAGCTACGATCTGAGTTATCCGACTCCAAAGCAATTAAACAGTCTGAAGGCAGTGAGAAAg GGGAGCCCGCATCTTCTAAATTGGAAAAGCCAGAGACACCCCTATTAATTGCGGCAAGGAATGGCATCACTGAAATCATGGAGAAAATCTTACATGATTTTCCTCACGCGGTTCACGACGAAGACACGCATAAGAAGAATGTGGTGCTGTTGGCAGTGCAATATAGGCAGCCACATGTTTATCAGTTCTTGCtaaagagaaggaagaagaacgAGGAACTAGACAGGATCTTTCTCCAGTTTGATGACCAGGGAAATAGCGCAAGGCATCTTGCAGCTGCCACGATTGGAGATTATAAGCCTTGGCGCATTCCAGGAGCTGCTTTACAATTGCAATGGGAAATCAAATGGTATAAG TATGTTAAGAATTCCATGCCACAAAACTTCTTTCGTCGCCTTAACTATAGAAGCGAGACCCCGAAGGAAATATTCAACAAGTCACACCAAGAACTTGTTAAAAGTGGAGGCGCGTGGCTAACCAACACATCCCAATCCTGCTCCGTGGTGGCAGCCCTCATTGCCACTGTCGCCTTCGCAACATCAGCCAACGTCCCTGGCGGAAACGCGGAACAAACTGGCACTCCATTCTTCGCAAACCATATTGCATTCAAAGTATTTGCTGTCTCATCTCTCGTGGCTCTCTGCTTCTCAATCACTTCCGTGATCATGTTTCTTGCAATACTAACTTCTAG CTGCCatattgttatgtttttgtGCGGGGCATTTCTTCGTGCTTAG
- the LOC7480678 gene encoding uncharacterized protein LOC7480678 isoform X2, which yields MIVTSSSNPAPQVGTSNSAIPTPQVVAASSNPQVVTSSSNPAPQVGTSNSAILTPQVVAASSNPQVVTSSSNPAPQVGTSNSAILTPQVVAASSNPQVVTSSSNPAPQVGTSSANPTPQVVAASSNPQVVPSSSRETPQVGTSSANPTPRVVAASSNPQVVPSSSRATPQVEDEKTVYLPVFEVGNYEAWSKKMVDVLTSQHLWDIVQCGYKPPKDTTELAKWENSQKDGYREAQNKNAKAWMLIHRAVGVKIMEEVLFASDKSTKNITGILKSFDQKRYADKPNNELIGEVLREPHMVELVATSHDVWKMLKTYSDKHKENQKTTPEESKPVQLKTSPVDLHLEDTTRSSLFQYAMSDGWDKVIEIYTRKSVAHCAKITNSGNTALHIAVMDGKKTTVEQLVSLMSIEEAAKALRVKNERGNTPLHLAAFVGNASLCDCLASKIYLDEEFRNSSRNEQDKNNQNSSDKIGAGYEKYCILGERNKENQTPLFLAAVMGKTDAFLCLHSHVLHRYRESYYTGGKSFYTGNKGDTILHVAISGEYFDLAFQIIHLYPKLVDMKNERGMSPLHCLASRHTAFKSGVHLRPYHNIIYHCTFVDRLKWTKDEGEAYRKQPGTTNRPSQNRNNNRCPDNYQTCFHFFTSMCRAFICIAGIQRQVKQGELLPTTSQASHDTNNSLSPIKKSSSWLKKVLGEDQEQVNLRSSREGRLVPPNYDTIVELLKLGSKAMLVILGLGSMEIRKIGLKKEKHTWSVQVMNELLREGKLYKFESGEISGSPKLRSELSDSKAIKQSEGSEKGEPASSKLEKPETPLLIAARNGITEIMEKILHDFPHAVHDEDTHKKNVVLLAVQYRQPHVYQFLLKRRKKNEELDRIFLQFDDQGNSARHLAAATIGDYKPWRIPGAALQLQWEIKWYKYVKNSMPQNFFRRLNYRSETPKEIFNKSHQELVKSGGAWLTNTSQSCSVVAALIATVAFATSANVPGGNAEQTGTPFFANHIAFKVFAVSSLVALCFSITSVIMFLAILTSSFSAVWSDLPAGDFFCYSTVSIVH from the exons atgatcGTTACATCTTCTTCAAACCCAGCCCCTCAGGTGGGTACATCTAATTCTGCAATCCCGACCCCTCAGGTGGTTGCAGCCTCTTCAAACCCTCAGGTGGTTACATCTTCTTCAAACCCAGCCCCTCAGGTGGGTACATCTAATTCTGCAATCCTGACCCCTCAGGTGGTTGCAGCCTCTTCAAACCCTCAGGTGGTTACATCTTCTTCAAACCCAGCCCCTCAGGTGGGTACATCTAATTCTGCAATCCTGACCCCTCAGGTGGTTGCAGCCTCTTCAAACCCTCAGGTGGTTACATCTTCTTCAAACCCAGCCCCTCAGGTGGGTACATCTTCTGCAAACCCGACCCCTCAGGTGGTTGCAGCCTCTTCAAACCCTCAGGTGGTTCCATCTTCTTCGAGAGAAACCCCTCAGGTGGGTACATCTTCTGCAAACCCGACCCCTCGGGTGGTTGCAGCCTCTTCAAACCCTCAGGTGGTTCCATCTTCTTCGAGAGCAACCCCTCAGGTGGAAGATGAGAAGACGGTTTATCTACCTGTTTTCGAAGTAGGGAACTATGAAGCATGGAGCAAGAAGATGGTAGATGTATTAACTTCACAGCATTTGTGGGATATAGTGCAATGTGGGTATAAGCCACCCAAAGATACCACTGAACTGGCAAAATGGGAAAATAGTCAGAAAGATGGATATCGTGAAGCTCAGAACAAGAACGCAAAGGCCTGGATGTTAATTCATCGAGCAGTTGGCGTGAAAATAATGGAGGAAGTACTGTTTGCTTCTGACAAGTCCACAAAGAATATTACTGGCATATTAAAAAGCTTCGATCAG AAGCGTTACGCGGACAAGCCGAACAACGAACTGATCGGAGAAGTACTCAGAGAGCCACATATGGTGGAATTAGTGGCAACGTCACACGATGTTTGGAAGATGTTGAAGACTTACTCAGACAAGCACAAG GAAAATCAGAAGACAACGCCTGAAGAATCTAAACCCGTACAATTAAAGACTAGCCCCGTGGATCTTCATCTAGAGGATACCACCAGATCGAGCTTGTTTCAATATGCCATGAGCGATGGTTGGGACAAAGTGATTGAGATCTATACAAGAAAATCAGTAGCTCACTGTGCAAAAATCACCAATTCAGGCAACACAGCGTTACACATAGCAGTTATGGATGGCAAAAAAACAACAGTGGAGCAACTGGTAAGCCTAATGTCCATCGAAGAAGCCGCTAAGGCTCTACGAGTAAAAAATGAACGGGGAAATACACCTCTCCATCTGGCTGCTTTTGTGGGGAACGCCTCGTTGTGTGATTGCCTTGCTAGTAAAATTTATTTGGACGAGGAGTTTCGGAATTCATCAAGAAACGAGCAAGACAAGAACAATCAGAATTCATCAGACAAGATAGGAGCCGGGTATGAAAAATATTGCATATTAGGCGAACGTAACAAGGAAAATCAGACCCCATTGTTCTTGGCTGCTGTCATGGGTAAAACAGATGCCTTTCTATGTTTACACAGTCATGTTCTTCACAGATACCGCGAATCATATTACACAGGGGGCAAATCATTTTACACAGGGAATAAGGGCGATACCATTCTCCACGTCGCCATCTCTGGAGAATATTTCG ATCTAGCATTCCAAATAATTCATTTGTATCCAAAACTTGTTGACATGAAAAACGAAAGAGGAATGTCTCCGCTCCATTGTTTAGCGAGTAGACATACAGCCTTCAAAAGTGGCGTCCACCTTCGTCCTTACCACAACATCATATACCACT GTACATTTGTTGATCGACTAAAGTGGACAAAAGATGAGGGCGAAGCATATAGAAAGCAACCTGGCACCACAAATCGGCCATCCCAAAACAGGAACAATAATCGTTGTCCAGACAACTATCAGACATGTTTTCACTTCTTTACATCGATGTGCAGGGCTTTTATTTGCATTGCAG GTATACAACGACAAGTGAAACAAGGAGAACTCCTGCCAACTACATCTCAGGCATCCCATGATACTAACAATTCCCTGTCTCCAATCAAGAAATCAAGTTCGTGGCTGAAGAAAGTTTTGGGAGAAG ATCAAGAGCAAGTGAACCTTCGATCATCTAGAGAAGGCAGATTAGTTCCTCCAAATTATGATACTATCGTTGAATTATTGAAGCTTGGATCGAAAGCAATGTTGGTCATTCTTGGATTAG GATCAATGGAGATAAGAAAGATAGGACTGAAGAAAGAGAAGCACACATGGTCTGTTCAGGTAATGAACGAGCTTCTTCGAGAGGGTAAGTTGTACAAGTTCGAGAGCGGTGAGATAAGTGGGAGCCCCAAGCTACGATCTGAGTTATCCGACTCCAAAGCAATTAAACAGTCTGAAGGCAGTGAGAAAg GGGAGCCCGCATCTTCTAAATTGGAAAAGCCAGAGACACCCCTATTAATTGCGGCAAGGAATGGCATCACTGAAATCATGGAGAAAATCTTACATGATTTTCCTCACGCGGTTCACGACGAAGACACGCATAAGAAGAATGTGGTGCTGTTGGCAGTGCAATATAGGCAGCCACATGTTTATCAGTTCTTGCtaaagagaaggaagaagaacgAGGAACTAGACAGGATCTTTCTCCAGTTTGATGACCAGGGAAATAGCGCAAGGCATCTTGCAGCTGCCACGATTGGAGATTATAAGCCTTGGCGCATTCCAGGAGCTGCTTTACAATTGCAATGGGAAATCAAATGGTATAAG TATGTTAAGAATTCCATGCCACAAAACTTCTTTCGTCGCCTTAACTATAGAAGCGAGACCCCGAAGGAAATATTCAACAAGTCACACCAAGAACTTGTTAAAAGTGGAGGCGCGTGGCTAACCAACACATCCCAATCCTGCTCCGTGGTGGCAGCCCTCATTGCCACTGTCGCCTTCGCAACATCAGCCAACGTCCCTGGCGGAAACGCGGAACAAACTGGCACTCCATTCTTCGCAAACCATATTGCATTCAAAGTATTTGCTGTCTCATCTCTCGTGGCTCTCTGCTTCTCAATCACTTCCGTGATCATGTTTCTTGCAATACTAACTTCTAG CTTTTCCGCTGTATGGAGTGACTTGCCTGCCGGTGACTTTTTTTGCTATAGCACAGTTTCCATTGTACATTGA